Sequence from the Candidatus Jidaibacter acanthamoeba genome:
TTTCTGCTCTTCTTTATTATCAGCTGAATTTCCAAATTCTCCATTAAGCTTACGCCTTCTTACCTCAGAAGCTACCCACCTTTCTCCTATACCTCTTTGAGAGTTTACAGAAAGCTTTTCAGGTGAAGAGTCATCCGCTCCTTTTTCAACTCTAGGATTTCTAGAATTCTCTACAGTTTCTGCAAAATCAGGTCGTCTCTTTCTCTTGGATCCGACTGTAAGTAAGCTTTCAGATCTATCTGCCTTCCTTTTTGTTTCAACTTCCCTTTCAGCTGCTTCAAATTCTTTTATTTTTTCCGAAGATAATTGCTTATATAGCTCCTTAGCAGTGAGACTTTTATAAGTTATAACCTCACCATAATTTTCATCAAACTTCTTAAATTCAATACTAGGAATATTAGAATTCGCTCCATTTTTAAGTAGCAACTTATATGCTCCCACAGCCCCTGTGTACGCAGCAATATGTATTGGCATCCATCCATCATCTTTTCTACGTACATTTACATTTGCTCCATGAGCAATTAAAAGCGGCGCTATCTTATCATAATGTATTGTTGAGAGTGAATCATGCAATGCGGTTTCTCCTTCAACGTTAACTACATTAACATCTGTATTTTTATTTTTCAGTAGTAATTCAACAATTTCAGGATATCCCCTCCTTGCAGCTAAATGTAAAGGTGTATCATCATTGCGGTTTCTAGCATTTAGGTCAATTCCCTTATCTAATAGGAACTTAATCATCTCAAGATCTCTACGTGTAATAGCTTGGTGAAGTAAAGTTGACTTATCAAAATCCTTACTATTGATATCGGTACCTTTATCCAATATCTCTTTTACCCGAGAAACTCTCCCTGATTCTGAAGCTAAGAATAGCTTTTCAACTATGCTCTCTTTGTCTTTTCTCATTTTTTTCTCTTTATTTTTTTTTAATTTTAGTTAGTAAAATATACAAAATCAATAAATAATATATTAATTATTAAGTAAATATTATAACATCTTAATCCTTTCCTCTACTATGCCCTATTTCTGATTTTTTAGTTCTTTCCTCCCAAGCTTCTGG
This genomic interval carries:
- a CDS encoding ankyrin repeat domain-containing protein, which translates into the protein MRKDKESIVEKLFLASESGRVSRVKEILDKGTDINSKDFDKSTLLHQAITRRDLEMIKFLLDKGIDLNARNRNDDTPLHLAARRGYPEIVELLLKNKNTDVNVVNVEGETALHDSLSTIHYDKIAPLLIAHGANVNVRRKDDGWMPIHIAAYTGAVGAYKLLLKNGANSNIPSIEFKKFDENYGEVITYKSLTAKELYKQLSSEKIKEFEAAEREVETKRKADRSESLLTVGSKRKRRPDFAETVENSRNPRVEKGADDSSPEKLSVNSQRGIGERWVASEVRRRKLNGEFGNSADNKEEQK